In the genome of Mucisphaera calidilacus, one region contains:
- a CDS encoding SGNH/GDSL hydrolase family protein, with the protein MKSWFGSFVVTLLFSLCTSSVNADAVRVIAAGDSITDGYAYQRMRLQRALDTVSIDCTAMHAAYSGRKAQDFINEGGINATLDKDPDVILLMLGTNDALRASFSAPDTYFDDYTLAMSSIFEAVHAFTNTRGESPEIILLNLIPVIDKPALPGSVNIDFANQAIEAFNTWLEQQAQQHGYSLFDTYTLITSQPDWQDMYNDGIHLWGDDERGYDLMADQLAQQVETVMLPEPIAASSLMILLATTRLRQR; encoded by the coding sequence ATGAAATCATGGTTCGGGTCGTTTGTCGTCACACTCTTGTTCTCGCTCTGCACGTCATCCGTGAACGCAGATGCAGTGCGCGTGATTGCCGCAGGTGATTCCATCACCGATGGTTACGCCTACCAAAGAATGCGGCTCCAACGCGCTCTGGATACCGTCAGCATCGATTGCACCGCCATGCACGCCGCATACTCCGGCCGTAAGGCTCAGGATTTTATCAACGAAGGGGGAATCAACGCGACGCTCGACAAAGATCCCGACGTCATCCTCCTCATGCTCGGAACCAACGACGCTCTCCGGGCTAGCTTCTCAGCCCCCGACACCTACTTCGACGACTACACGCTTGCGATGTCCTCCATCTTCGAAGCCGTCCACGCCTTTACCAACACCCGAGGCGAATCCCCCGAGATCATCCTGCTCAACCTCATCCCCGTCATCGATAAGCCCGCACTGCCGGGATCGGTGAATATCGATTTTGCCAACCAAGCCATCGAAGCCTTCAACACCTGGCTCGAGCAACAGGCTCAGCAACATGGTTACTCCCTCTTCGACACCTACACACTCATCACCTCGCAGCCCGACTGGCAGGACATGTACAACGACGGCATACACCTCTGGGGGGACGACGAACGCGGGTATGACCTCATGGCCGACCAACTCGCACAGCAGGTCGAAACCGTGATGCTCCCAGAGCCTATCGCAGCAAGCTCACTCATGATCCTGCTCGCCACAACTCGGCTACGCCAACGCTAA
- a CDS encoding riboflavin synthase, with amino-acid sequence MFTGIVQTMGSVAALTPTGAGVRLEIDTEGWVPDRGYRPALGDSIAVSGVCLTLAAIEGGVFGFDVISETLAKTSLGRLERGSRVNLEPAVLPTQPMGGHFVQGHVDGVGAVTAIDADPADWRLTIRPPASMMAWMVAKGSVCIDGVSLTLADRDAETITIALIPTTLEVTTLGSLKVGDTVNLEGDVLVKAIGHTLRAMSASEEPVDMDLLKRAGFGD; translated from the coding sequence ATGTTTACGGGAATCGTACAGACGATGGGCTCTGTGGCGGCGTTGACGCCGACCGGAGCGGGTGTTCGCCTCGAGATTGATACGGAGGGTTGGGTTCCGGATCGAGGTTATCGGCCGGCGTTGGGGGACTCGATCGCGGTATCGGGTGTCTGTCTGACGCTGGCGGCGATCGAGGGTGGCGTGTTCGGGTTTGACGTGATCTCGGAGACGCTGGCGAAGACGAGTCTTGGGCGTCTGGAGCGGGGGAGTCGTGTGAATCTGGAGCCGGCGGTGCTGCCGACGCAGCCGATGGGCGGGCATTTCGTTCAGGGTCACGTGGATGGCGTGGGGGCGGTGACGGCGATCGATGCTGATCCTGCGGACTGGCGTCTGACGATCCGGCCGCCGGCGTCGATGATGGCCTGGATGGTGGCGAAGGGGTCGGTGTGTATTGATGGGGTGTCGCTGACGCTGGCGGACCGCGATGCCGAGACGATCACGATCGCGTTGATCCCGACGACGCTGGAGGTGACGACGCTCGGGTCGTTGAAGGTTGGGGATACGGTGAATCTGGAGGGTGACGTGCTGGTGAAGGCGATCGGCCACACGCTGCGTGCGATGAGCGCGTCGGAGGAGCCTGTGGATATGGATCTTTTGAAACGGGCGGGGTTTGGGGATTAG
- the aspS gene encoding aspartate--tRNA ligase: protein MSLRTHTCGALRADHVDQTVSLCGWVNSYRDHGGVIFIDLRDREGITQVVFHPENADAHATGDRLRNEDVVRITGTCLRREEGMANPKLVTGEIEVDARQVEILNKADTPPFTPDDAARTGEETRLRYRFIDMRRPAMQNILRTRHRVAKLMRDYFDENGFYEVETPFLCRSTPEGARDFLVPSRLQPGEFYALPQSPQLFKQILMSGGIDKYFQIVRCFRDEDPRADRQAEFTQLDVEMSFIDQEDVMNTHEGLMRRIWKEVLDVDVPEIRRMTYAEAMNRYGSDRPDLRFDLELIDVTDIAKGTDFKVFTASIEAGGIVKAIRVPGGAKLSRKETDTLAEWVKQFGAGGLPVSKRENGAWSTGIAKFIEPVGDALAERLGAQDGDLVCFGVSNKPAVVHRVLGELRIRLAHDLGMIRDDQWEWLWVIDFPLVEWDDDRKRWHSLHHPFTSPNPEDMDKLESDTANVRSWAYDLVLNGSELGGGSVRIHDTETQKRVFKVLGIDEEEARAKFGFLLDALRFGAPPHGGIAFGLDRIVMHLCGTTNIRDVIAFPKTQNGADLLTEAPSEVDLEQLKELHLRVNLPQPAATPTPTA, encoded by the coding sequence ATGTCCCTCAGAACGCACACCTGCGGCGCCCTCCGTGCCGACCACGTCGACCAGACCGTCTCACTCTGCGGATGGGTCAACAGCTACCGCGACCACGGCGGCGTCATCTTCATCGACCTGCGCGACCGCGAAGGCATCACCCAGGTCGTCTTCCACCCCGAGAACGCCGACGCACACGCCACCGGCGACCGCCTCCGCAACGAGGACGTCGTCCGCATCACCGGCACCTGCCTCCGCCGCGAGGAGGGCATGGCCAACCCCAAACTCGTCACCGGCGAGATCGAGGTCGACGCCCGACAGGTCGAGATCCTCAATAAGGCCGACACACCCCCCTTCACGCCCGACGACGCCGCACGCACCGGCGAGGAAACACGACTGCGCTACCGATTCATCGACATGCGCCGACCGGCCATGCAGAACATCCTCCGCACACGACACCGCGTCGCCAAACTCATGCGCGACTACTTCGACGAGAACGGCTTCTACGAGGTCGAAACCCCCTTCCTCTGCCGATCCACACCCGAAGGCGCACGCGACTTCCTCGTCCCCAGCCGACTCCAGCCCGGCGAGTTCTACGCGCTGCCCCAGAGCCCCCAGCTCTTCAAGCAGATCCTCATGTCAGGCGGCATCGACAAATACTTCCAGATCGTCCGCTGCTTCCGCGACGAAGACCCCCGCGCCGACCGCCAGGCCGAGTTCACCCAGCTCGACGTCGAGATGAGCTTCATCGACCAGGAAGACGTCATGAACACCCACGAGGGGCTCATGCGCCGCATCTGGAAGGAAGTCCTCGACGTCGACGTCCCCGAAATCCGCCGCATGACCTACGCCGAAGCCATGAACCGCTACGGCTCCGACCGACCCGACCTCCGCTTCGACCTCGAACTCATCGACGTCACCGACATCGCCAAAGGCACCGACTTCAAGGTCTTCACCGCCTCCATCGAAGCAGGCGGCATCGTCAAGGCCATCCGTGTCCCCGGCGGCGCCAAACTCTCCCGCAAGGAAACCGACACCCTTGCCGAGTGGGTCAAGCAGTTCGGTGCCGGCGGCCTGCCCGTCTCCAAACGCGAAAACGGCGCCTGGTCCACCGGCATCGCCAAGTTCATCGAACCCGTCGGCGACGCCCTCGCCGAACGGCTCGGCGCACAGGACGGCGACCTCGTCTGCTTCGGCGTCAGCAACAAACCCGCCGTCGTCCACCGCGTCCTCGGCGAACTCCGCATACGACTCGCACACGACCTCGGCATGATCCGCGACGACCAGTGGGAATGGCTCTGGGTCATCGACTTCCCCCTCGTCGAGTGGGACGACGACCGCAAACGCTGGCACTCCCTCCACCACCCCTTCACCAGCCCCAACCCCGAGGACATGGACAAGCTCGAGTCCGACACCGCCAACGTCCGATCCTGGGCCTACGACCTCGTTCTCAACGGATCCGAACTCGGCGGCGGCTCCGTCCGTATCCACGACACCGAAACCCAGAAACGCGTCTTCAAGGTCCTGGGCATCGACGAGGAAGAAGCACGAGCCAAATTCGGCTTCCTCCTCGACGCACTACGCTTCGGCGCCCCGCCCCACGGCGGAATCGCCTTCGGTCTCGACCGCATCGTCATGCACCTCTGCGGGACCACCAACATCCGCGACGTCATCGCCTTCCCCAAAACGCAGAACGGAGCCGACCTCCTCACCGAAGCGCCCTCCGAGGTCGACCTCGAACAGCTCAAGGAACTCCACCTCCGCGTCAACCTGCCCCAGCCCGCCGCCACACCCACGCCCACCGCCTAG
- the asnB gene encoding asparagine synthase (glutamine-hydrolyzing) → MCGIAGILRHDERPPDRGLLEQMLQRIRHRGPDGQGITDHGRCSLVHARLSVIDLLSGQQPMHVTRTDNHGPLHLIFNGEIYNHHNLRRKLTRRGHAFASDHSDTEVLLYGYRQWGQDLPKHLHGMFVFAIWDEDEQSLFLARDRTGKKPLYIQRTENDFRFASLIPALLCGQNTPRINRTALLTFLRYGYTFGDGLLQGIEEVPPAHTLHISRHGERRTERYWRPPPISKSITRLGAVDALREVLTESVDERLESDVPLGCFLSGGIDSSVVAALAQQQLKQRDAPSLRTFSIRIPGAAYDESAKARAVAQHIGAVHTVLDVQPQDIAENLRHIMRLTGDPTADSSILPTYWLCHAARQHVTVALSGDGGDELFGGYDRYRAMRLLRRHGWWLKAIPYGWIPGSSPRALTTKARRLLEAASKGRKPAAHYHDMIHLFRDQQIRSLIPGLIETEPIDAPQVPDWPGTHDRVHAAMRWDLEHYLPHVLLRKVDRASMAVALEVRCPILDTQVCDLAGHLPDPVLMPHGRPKGLLRQLAAQLIPRHISRLPKRGFAIPLGDWFRTRLTEQLHDAILTGNLDTLGLQRRPIAKWFDQHQSGRFDHTHRLFALWQLALWNQGNPQ, encoded by the coding sequence ATGTGCGGCATCGCTGGCATCCTCCGACACGACGAACGACCGCCCGACCGCGGTCTGCTCGAGCAGATGCTCCAACGCATCCGCCACCGCGGTCCCGACGGACAGGGCATCACCGACCACGGACGATGCTCACTCGTCCACGCACGACTCTCCGTCATCGATCTGCTCTCCGGACAGCAGCCGATGCACGTCACACGCACCGACAACCACGGACCGCTCCACCTCATCTTCAACGGCGAGATCTACAACCACCACAACCTCCGACGCAAACTCACACGACGCGGACACGCCTTTGCCTCCGACCACTCCGACACCGAGGTCCTGCTCTACGGCTACCGCCAGTGGGGACAGGACCTCCCCAAACACCTCCACGGCATGTTCGTCTTCGCCATCTGGGATGAAGACGAGCAATCCCTCTTCCTCGCTCGCGACCGCACCGGCAAAAAACCCCTCTACATCCAGCGAACCGAAAACGACTTCCGCTTCGCCAGCCTCATCCCCGCCCTGCTCTGCGGCCAGAATACGCCCCGCATCAACCGGACCGCCCTGCTCACCTTCCTCCGCTACGGCTACACGTTCGGCGACGGACTCCTCCAGGGCATCGAGGAAGTCCCGCCCGCACACACCCTCCACATCAGCCGCCACGGCGAACGACGCACCGAACGCTACTGGCGACCACCGCCCATCTCAAAATCCATCACTCGACTCGGCGCCGTCGACGCACTCCGGGAAGTCCTCACCGAATCCGTCGACGAACGCCTCGAATCCGACGTCCCCCTCGGCTGCTTCCTCTCAGGCGGCATCGACTCCTCCGTCGTCGCCGCGCTCGCCCAGCAGCAACTCAAGCAACGCGACGCCCCCTCGCTCCGGACCTTCAGCATCCGCATCCCCGGCGCCGCCTACGACGAGTCCGCCAAGGCCCGCGCCGTCGCCCAACACATCGGAGCCGTCCACACCGTTCTCGACGTCCAGCCCCAGGACATCGCCGAAAACCTCCGACACATCATGCGCCTCACCGGGGACCCCACCGCCGACAGCTCCATCCTCCCCACCTACTGGCTCTGCCACGCCGCTCGGCAGCACGTCACCGTCGCGCTCTCAGGCGACGGCGGCGACGAACTCTTCGGCGGATACGACCGCTACCGAGCCATGCGCCTCCTCCGACGACACGGCTGGTGGCTCAAGGCCATCCCCTACGGCTGGATCCCCGGCTCATCACCCCGCGCCCTCACCACCAAGGCCCGTCGCCTCCTCGAAGCCGCCTCCAAAGGACGCAAACCCGCCGCCCACTACCACGACATGATCCACCTCTTCCGAGATCAGCAGATACGCTCGCTCATCCCGGGACTAATCGAAACCGAACCCATCGACGCGCCCCAGGTCCCCGACTGGCCCGGTACCCACGACCGCGTCCACGCCGCCATGCGCTGGGACCTCGAACACTACCTACCCCACGTCCTCCTGCGCAAGGTCGACCGCGCCTCCATGGCCGTCGCACTCGAAGTCCGCTGCCCCATCCTCGACACCCAGGTCTGCGACCTCGCCGGACACCTCCCCGACCCCGTCCTCATGCCCCACGGACGACCCAAGGGCCTGCTCCGACAACTCGCCGCCCAACTCATCCCCCGCCACATCAGCCGCCTGCCCAAACGCGGATTCGCCATCCCCCTCGGCGACTGGTTCCGCACCCGACTCACCGAGCAACTCCACGACGCCATCCTCACCGGAAATCTCGACACCCTCGGCCTCCAACGCCGCCCCATCGCCAAATGGTTCGACCAGCACCAGTCCGGACGCTTCGACCACACCCACCGACTCTTCGCCCTCTGGCAACTCGCGCTCTGGAATCAGGGCAATCCCCAATAG
- a CDS encoding alkaline phosphatase PhoX has product MTRFTTASLAAALLAAPAFAQTSVPAMMTGLNGAVVSPVITVGEFYPDVNNAGSQYQFKGIPDGMGAIELDPNTVRLYVNHEFSSGGGSYNLANGYTIPEGARVSYFDIDKASRQVIGGGQAYDKVVDAAGNMIEAGNPLLWDYFARFCSANMHGTAEGFDRNIFFMGEEVGNGGRQYAIDTTTNTAYELGDWGKAAWESVTVVPTVGTAHENKSVFIIGDDRGGAPLLLYVGEKNTSSSDFLERNGLTGGQLYAWKGENNEVGPVDFKGTGNSLNGTFFPVDVSGSDPFGYATQAEQDARTIGQGAFQFSRPEDVHYDPISFNEGKVVMASTGRNIPGVSDDLWGTTYQITVDLDSLDTTPAAEVLILEDTNEADKQDFGIRSPDNLTWATDGLIYIQEDRSIGGFGAASGRDASIWRLDPETGDRQLVTEMETFVYEGMVDDGDLNVLGDWESSGIIDVSALFGEDPGSLLMANVQAHSLDPDPAFPDFADTVQGGQIIFIDTANMSPIPEPASAALLGLAGIALTRRH; this is encoded by the coding sequence ATGACCCGTTTCACCACAGCCTCCCTTGCCGCTGCACTGCTCGCAGCACCCGCATTCGCACAGACGAGTGTCCCCGCCATGATGACCGGCCTCAACGGCGCCGTCGTCAGCCCCGTCATCACCGTCGGTGAGTTCTACCCCGACGTCAACAACGCGGGCAGCCAGTACCAGTTCAAAGGCATCCCCGACGGCATGGGCGCCATCGAACTCGATCCCAACACCGTCCGCCTCTACGTCAACCATGAATTCAGCAGCGGCGGCGGCTCCTACAACCTCGCCAACGGCTACACCATCCCCGAAGGCGCTCGCGTCAGCTACTTCGACATCGACAAGGCCTCACGCCAGGTCATCGGAGGCGGCCAGGCCTACGACAAGGTCGTTGACGCAGCCGGCAACATGATCGAGGCCGGTAACCCCCTCCTCTGGGACTACTTCGCACGATTCTGCTCCGCCAACATGCACGGCACCGCCGAAGGTTTCGACCGCAACATCTTCTTCATGGGCGAGGAAGTCGGCAACGGCGGACGCCAGTACGCCATCGATACCACCACCAACACCGCTTACGAACTCGGCGATTGGGGCAAGGCCGCCTGGGAAAGCGTCACCGTCGTCCCCACAGTCGGCACCGCCCACGAGAACAAGTCCGTCTTCATCATCGGTGACGACCGTGGCGGCGCACCCCTGCTCCTCTACGTGGGCGAGAAGAACACGAGCTCTTCCGACTTCCTCGAGCGTAACGGCCTCACCGGCGGACAACTCTACGCTTGGAAGGGCGAGAACAACGAGGTCGGCCCCGTCGACTTCAAGGGCACCGGCAACAGCCTCAACGGCACCTTCTTCCCTGTCGATGTCTCCGGCTCCGATCCCTTCGGCTACGCCACACAGGCCGAGCAGGACGCGCGCACCATCGGCCAGGGCGCCTTCCAGTTCTCCCGACCCGAAGACGTCCACTACGACCCCATCAGCTTCAACGAGGGTAAGGTTGTCATGGCCTCCACCGGCCGTAACATCCCCGGCGTCTCCGACGACCTCTGGGGCACCACCTACCAGATCACCGTCGACCTCGACTCCCTCGACACCACCCCTGCCGCGGAAGTCCTCATACTTGAAGACACCAACGAGGCCGACAAGCAGGACTTCGGCATCCGCAGCCCGGACAACCTCACCTGGGCCACCGACGGGCTCATCTACATCCAGGAAGACCGCTCCATCGGCGGCTTCGGCGCTGCCTCGGGACGCGACGCCTCCATCTGGCGACTCGACCCCGAAACCGGCGACAGGCAGCTCGTCACGGAGATGGAAACCTTCGTCTACGAAGGCATGGTCGACGACGGCGACCTCAACGTCCTCGGTGACTGGGAGTCCTCAGGCATCATCGACGTCTCCGCCCTCTTTGGCGAAGACCCCGGCTCCCTCCTCATGGCCAACGTACAGGCCCACTCACTCGACCCCGATCCCGCCTTCCCCGACTTCGCTGACACCGTTCAGGGCGGCCAGATCATCTTTATCGACACCGCCAACATGAGCCCCATCCCCGAACCCGCCTCTGCCGCACTCCTCGGCCTCGCGGGCATCGCACTCACGCGACGCCACTGA
- a CDS encoding methionyl-tRNA formyltransferase: protein MRVVFCGSGSFGVPTLTWLAERHELVGVVTQPDKPAGRKREMTPTPVGAWADDRGLEVLRSEDINSEAELERLRGWGAEAGVVIAFGQKLSPEAIGAMGRLAVNLHASLLPKYRGAAPINWAMIEGELRTGVSVIGLAQRMDAGEVYGQASLAIDPRETAGELHDRLSLLGPEAVGGVLEQLAGDRLEPIEQEDALATKAPKFAKSDGTVSFDQACDRVRCRVHGLTPWPGCTVRWVDAAGEEKGVLKLLRVAAVPDLSCTIGLESVEAMPASGTLLAPSVENRMQDDLIATPDGAVRLLEVQAPGRKAMSFAQFQQGQGLVVGDRLEAMVD, encoded by the coding sequence ATGCGTGTTGTTTTCTGCGGTTCGGGTTCGTTTGGCGTGCCGACGCTGACGTGGTTGGCGGAGCGTCACGAGTTGGTGGGTGTGGTGACGCAGCCGGACAAGCCGGCGGGTCGCAAGCGTGAGATGACGCCGACGCCGGTGGGCGCGTGGGCGGACGATCGCGGTCTGGAGGTGCTGCGTTCGGAGGACATCAACAGCGAGGCGGAGTTGGAGCGACTGCGTGGGTGGGGTGCGGAGGCGGGCGTGGTGATCGCGTTCGGTCAGAAGCTGAGCCCGGAGGCGATCGGTGCGATGGGGCGTCTGGCGGTGAACCTGCACGCGTCGCTGCTGCCGAAGTACCGGGGGGCGGCGCCGATCAACTGGGCGATGATCGAGGGCGAGCTTCGGACGGGGGTGTCGGTGATCGGGCTGGCGCAGCGGATGGATGCGGGGGAGGTGTACGGGCAGGCGTCGCTGGCGATTGATCCGAGGGAGACTGCGGGGGAGCTGCACGACCGGCTTTCGCTGCTGGGGCCGGAGGCGGTGGGTGGCGTGCTGGAGCAGTTGGCGGGTGATCGGCTGGAGCCGATCGAGCAGGAGGATGCGCTGGCGACGAAGGCGCCGAAGTTTGCGAAGTCGGACGGGACGGTGTCGTTCGATCAGGCGTGTGACCGGGTGCGTTGCCGGGTGCATGGGTTGACGCCCTGGCCGGGTTGCACGGTGCGTTGGGTGGATGCGGCGGGTGAGGAGAAGGGGGTTTTGAAGTTGCTTCGTGTGGCGGCGGTGCCTGATCTTTCGTGCACGATCGGGTTGGAGTCGGTGGAGGCGATGCCGGCGTCGGGGACGTTGTTAGCGCCGAGTGTGGAGAACCGGATGCAGGATGATCTGATCGCGACGCCTGACGGCGCGGTGCGGTTGTTGGAGGTTCAGGCGCCGGGGCGGAAGGCGATGAGCTTCGCGCAGTTCCAGCAGGGGCAGGGGTTGGTGGTGGGCGATCGACTCGAGGCGATGGTCGATTAG